The proteins below are encoded in one region of Silene latifolia isolate original U9 population chromosome 2, ASM4854445v1, whole genome shotgun sequence:
- the LOC141643279 gene encoding uncharacterized protein LOC141643279, protein MIFDGFIQRKLASLLRPWLSQEPVWDVKLGFCRSLLVIRDIRFDAAILNGLIDGGAELRLLFKSVVIDEVVIRVSHWSAPAFAIDVRGVNVSLFVEKGAVSKRVDESLDDYLENRKRNILAQIDPQGSALHESIERMMMTASLKTGIKDSITNLVLAHCCLHFHDARVRVEYPVSDDTFSWLCYSRELSVESSHEKIGCLFGGIIGLLFVPFRETSFNLEASELDLGAETKAHSSCVLSFINPCVGIRMKDLHLVNLVLSVPEINFSLSSSQLQMVRAFSNLLSIECKHIRSGRLLWKIVRYKIHHVLRRPKYAVYKMVLDALVWLHLVKEYQTFLSLVGYPEHRPRIKTGMKFFRSAVQQWQRISQKEKTGLPVEAVASARRVARHRAARKAPCDEIYDVPYVNNDFSIFWRIFLPLFVLWRVTLDSFENFRTFVHLRMTPSIVDRSKMTSTVVDPKCCFHLSLGKVSATFSLNDGCPISRKTNLKERTSKTDLISFFLVAKEFLLTYEEGICEQYISFSVGSLKITSAAVSRGSKIETRLGNNHDLRQITKENQAGSKAIAWGEPALISCHSEIGDIGHGDLPDLKELSGEIGIAWNRMKSRFQGSKRENKGNPWAICSIHTSLSYQGIKGSHPVVLKCNFMVGKLNFALDYSAVVSIATLREQVQYALYQVNGSLGSTRNIRDIQKINLQRINSPDTLTSLIEGLKIKLFNLLPDNHIEVNGVVAGPRVQISLKNEGFAGSPSERNALHVPDVINFKIDVYSSYFAVQPTAMSTIAPGEHQMPSDGFESELSKMQDNMMGGFHVSGNVEYVSRGHISHLYYLRLGGLSAYFENSLEDDQMQVLLLKPVTAKFPTIRDYFYSFGRSLVASSLSLHGVMSGATGLFYMDELSVISQVVESLFTAALVPASSSSTSEDVQNNHAMLENQILQPVFLNEEIHSGSSEGETLTLESELFSIRASVELVPFDIILHNSRNVTEKSFFPLLLDNSNFQMRELAEPSSTGIGLSVQRSGLNIFVGEAKIEIDANVGGFRAVLFKHNDQTGNTDNSGTKDVILHSVDCLYEASLSSCSFILLLDCVHDSKSMNEAYSATSNRNPKDMVAGHPLMANSRLPNFDHSIDDGVESDVSDVALSYWLILNITIGVIFVGSVSVKNDVLDANVVDNLQLSVSVGGEFQSFLMEIQGGLIVIDVLVLVRFSHCLSSYLNFIKTLLYMEHSHRKSRRMAEPSVNESVGIEHSEQPAQANSSPAYTVKWELLEACRIDLSHFSFALLSQDDSGLLRQIIGRVTFISKLWSKDMKQKFLFNLSHLEILSQNLYYGVKGRERNNQMPHFSSVGSSSKPLLSNQDSSSGTILLKEKVLALSEDASSAKPPLSMDGSSTIDSSLPTVQTSKNSILDRLTSSISAEKLFSGFEDNQSCLTQGWVGRGSISGLNLTISLSEIKILMAVIESLSEVSGKDDANNVLEKTWSSANQIYENDLETALPEGAIVAIQDAHQHMYVSVENVENKYRVAGAVHYSAVGRGALFRVKWQKQKRWMFSTPWFSLESLFAKTASGDPLRLNYSTSSSFIDISSSNDSACALWKIASHKHEGYQDDTDLRPLSYLTRNTFYLVNKKSDCAAAFIHGAFEFVKKPGNLFKFKIFPGLSLTRDILPSESPASMEAQSIPDQIHTVPCISLTVEKVSLTIVHELSDARDNIPLLQVTTDDTELTVQVLPQKTRLISTFTTMLYYFDAYNFIWRELTQPIEICMYWRSTTHSTVEEKSSHGMHSRLYVRVQELDFSLTELSLDILLYLIGKLDLAGPFAVKSSSILANCCKVANQLDVDLLCHFDNSQPARVGRNLSADFFLRHLVDQPLEASCAMVCLEIPGTSSTSLIRVPLVKTQVFAWRTRIKSLQDTQTHPGPFIVFDISKNVEEGLSLTISPLLRIHNQTGFSVELRIQRAGSTEVESASVLLKEGDIVDDCVAAFDAISLVGGPKKALRSLGVGNFVFSFKPEIEELTKHSCNSTSVDWSDNLDGGKAVRLSGVIDKFSYQFRRALSVDSRKYNFSTTGCSVNSGNAHVANMHFLVQRIVRDVPIMQPNDHLKSKISAIAFQEQKEIILLPTVRVSNLLESDINVLLSETENSSADGLLNINQAAIPSGLTVNLYANPAVIFFTITLTMFGSSCKPVNSGQWLKKLNKKKDGIQFLDIDLDFCRGQYFACLRLARSEKGMLEAIVFTRYSLRNDYECPLLCSTTNLKPLPRDQTDRHSTTTPPHLGSVLPPKSIRSWYMKSSKVSMTLFDEESSESTLDLDALSGRSEMSFTKLQGSGFTQSVKLGISLGPLTNQFNVPAQVVSLVPRYIVSNESAERIFVRQCFLDDDLVETLNISSKQKKTLSVRVGSGDKRDITVFDKLLRKHKVSDDDFSMFVQFRPNESMLGWSGPVCIASLGRFFVKFKRCVESSVNQSAHSTREDDTTWEYGAVHVVEEASTFVLNFYKPPDIALPYRIENHLCDASINYYQKDTFEPETLASRASVYYVWDDLTRPRKLVVKINGVEMLREISLDKLRPWKPFLRSRQQREQASMLPSYSHIYRGTNLPMMGINVEKLGYEVHADGLTRVLRICHSPGSHVGDRNFHSSKMVQLRVSYFAIRLLERFKRDVVDDADSSDLSTYTPIIIGRLVNISLDSIILDERKYNQLRVQSMNVDEKWVGAPYAAMLRRHFTSAYDADDSILLVVFVLYSTSSTVREVKYSSIVLQPIDLNLDEETLMKIVPFWRTSLSTNTQSQQYYFDHFEVHPVKIIASFLPEDSYSSYSSGQETLRSLLHSVIKIPPVKNLVVELNGVLVTHALVTTRELLLRCGRHYSWYAMRAIYIAKGSQLLPPAFASVFDDLASSSLDVFFDPSSSLFNARGLTLGTFKLISKCIENKGMSGTRRYFGDLGKTLKNAGSNILFAAVTEITDSVLKGAESSGLNGMVTGFHYGVLKLAMEPSVLGTAFLEGGPDRKIKLDRSPGIDELYIEGYLQAMLDAIYKQEYLRVRVIDDQVILKNLPPNSSLIDEIMDRIKDFLVSKALLKGEYSAMARPLRHLRGENEWRIGPTILTLCEHLFVSFAIRMLRKQTNITVGKLKLKEKWAGGGEEKKPSSSAEEPTRKSIWRWGIGKFILSAALAYIDGRLCRCIPNPIARRIVSGFLLSLLDNDDTK, encoded by the exons ATGATATTCGACGGATTCATCCAAAGAAAACTAGCTTCATTACTACGCCCATGGCTATCACAGGAACCAGTTTGGGATGTCAAATTAGGGTTCTGCCGTTCTCTCCTTGTAATTCGGGACATTCGTTTCGACGCCGCAATTTTAAACGGTCTTATTGATGGCGGCGCTGAATTGCGCTTGTTGTTTAAAAGTGTGGTGATTGATGAAGTTGTTATTCGCGTTTCGCATTGGTCTGCTCCTGCTTTCGCAATTGATGTTCGCGGCGTCAATGTTTCGCTTTTCGTTGA GAAAGGAGCCGTATCGAAACGAGTTGATGAATCACTTGATGATTACCTAGAGAACAGAAAGAGGAACATTTTGGCACAAATTGATCCTCAG GGAAGTGCATTGCATGAAAGTATAGAGAGAATGATGATGACTGCTTCTTTGAAAACTGGGATTAAGGATTCCATAACCAATCTGGTACTTGCCCATTGCTGTTTACATTTCCATGATGCACGTGTGCGGGTGGAGTATCCTGTTTCTGATGATACGTTTTCTTGGCTATGTTATTCAAGGGAGCTTAGTGTGGAATCTTCACATGAGAAAATAGGGTGTTTATTTGGTGGGATTATTGGTTTACTTTTTGTACCATTCAGAGAGACTTCTTTTAATCTTGAAGCTAGTGAGCTGGATCTAGGAGCCGAGACAAAAGCTCATAGTAGCTGTGTCCTTTCTTTTATAAATCCATGTGTTGGCATTAGAATGAAAGATCTTCATCTTGTAAACTTGGTACTTTCTGTACCAGAAATAAACTTTTCGCTTTCTTCTAGTCAACTTCAAATGGTTCGGGCATTTAGCAACCTTCTCAGCATAGAGTGTAAGCATATTAGAAGTGGCAGACTGCTTTGGAAAATTGTCAGGTATAAGATTCACCATGTCCTGCGACGCCCTAAATATGCGGTGTACAAAATGGTGCTTGATGCACTAGTTTGGTTGCACCTTGTTAAAGAATATCAGACTTTCCTGTCATTGGTTGGATACCCTGAACACCGACCGAGAATAAAAACTGGTATGAAATTCTTCAGATCAGCTGTTCAGCAATGGCAGAGGATTTCTCAGAAAGAAAAAACTGGACTGCCAGTGGAAGCTGTTGCTAGTGCAAGGCGAGTCGCACGTCATAGAGCAGCCCGGAAAGCACCTTGTGACGAAATTTATGATGTGCCTTATGTGAACAACGACTTCAGTATTTTCTGGAGGATTTTCTTGCCACTGTTTGTTTTATGGCGGGTAACTCTGGATAGTTTTGAGAATTTCAGGACATTTGTCCATCTGCGCATGACACCATCCATAGTTGATCGATCAAAGATGACGTCTACTGTCGTCGATCCAAAATGCTGCTTCCATCTGAGTCTCGGGAAGGTATCAGCCACTTTTTCTCTTAATGATGGCTGTCCCATTTCCAGAAAAACAAACTTGAAGGAAAGGACGTCTAAGACagatttgatttcattttttctggTTGCTAAAGAATTTCTCTTAACGTATGAAGAGGGGATATGTGAGCAATATATATCCTTTTCTGTTGGATCCTTGAAAATTACATCAGCAGCTGTTTCCCGTGGCTCAAAAATTGAAACTAGGTTAGGAAACAATCACGATCTCAGACAGATCACTAAAGAGAATCAAGCTGGCTCAAAAGCAATTGCTTGGGGGGAACCTGCTCTGATTAGTTGCCATTCAGAGATAGGAGACATTGGACATGGGGACCTTCCCGACTTGAAAGAATTGTCAGGAGAGATTGGAATTGCTTGGAATCGGATGAAGTCAAGATTTCAAGGAAGCAAGAGAGAGAATAAAGGAAATCCGTGGGCAATTTGTAGCATCCACACTTCCTTGTCTTATCAAGGCATTAAAGGTTCTCATCCCGTGGTTTTGAAGTGCAATTTTATGGTAGGAAAGCTTAACTTTGCGTTAGATTATTCAGCAGTCGTATCAATTGCCACACTTAGAGAGCAGGTGCAGTACGCTCTATACCAGGTAAATGGTTCACTGGGTTCTACAAGAAACATCCGGGACATACAGAAAATAAATTTACAGAGAATCAATAGCCCTGATACCTTGACGTCCCTTATTGAGGGATTGAaaattaaattgttcaatttGCTTCCTGATAACCACATTGAAGTGAATGGTGTTGTCGCTGGTCCTCGGGTCCAAATATCTCTTAAAAACGAGGGTTTTGCAGGTAGCCCTTCAGAGCGCAATGCTTTGCATGTTCCTGATGTGATCAACTTTAAAATTGATGTATACAGCAGTTATTTTGCTGTTCAGCCAACTGCAATGTCTACAATTGCACCAGGGGAACATCAAATGCCATCAGATGGTTTTGAATCAGAATTATCTAAGATGCAGGACAACATGATGGGTGGGTTTCATGTATCAGGCAATGTAGAATATGTTTCAAGAGGCCATATTTCACACTTGTATTATTTAAGACTAGGTGGTTTAAGTGCATACTTTGAGAATTCGTTGGAAGATGATCAAATGCAAGTTCTATTACTGAAGCCTGTCACAGCTAAGTTTCCGACAATCAG GGATTATTTCTACTCATTTGGTAGATCTCTTGTTGCATCTTCCCTGTCCTTACATGGTGTCATGTCTGGAGCTACTGGTTTATTCTATATGGATGAGCTGTCTGTGATTTCTCAG GTGGTGGAAAGCTTGTTTACTGCAGCATTAGTTCCGGCGTCTTCCTCCTCTACTTCCGAAGATGTTCAAAATAATCACGCGATGCTGGAGAATCAAATATTGCAGCCTGTATTTTTGAACGAGGAGATACACAGTGGAAGTAGTGAAGGGGAAACTTTAACCTTAGAAAGTGAACTCTTCTCTATTAGAGCGAGCGTTGAACTTGTTCCTTTTGATATTATCCTTCATAACTCCAGGAATGTCACAGAGAAAAGTTTTTTTCCTCTGCTTTTAGATAATTCTAATTTTCAGATGCGGGAATTAGCAGAACCATCTTCTACTGGAATTGGGCTTTCTGTTCAGCGATCAGGCTTAAATATTTTTGTTGGGGAAGCAAAGATAGAGATAGATGCTAATGTTGGTGGATTTCGTGCTGTTCTATTTAAACACAACGATCAAACTGGGAACACTGATAATTCTGGAACCAAGGATGTGATTTTGCATTCTGTTGATTGTTTGTATGAAGCCTCCCTTTCTAGCTGTTCATTTATTCTGTTGCTGGATTGCGTACACGACTCAAAATCAATGAATGAAGCTTATAGCGCAACATCTAATAGAAATCCCAAAGACATGGTCGCTGGTCATCCCCTGATGGCCAATAGTCGATTGCCAAATTTCGATCACAGTATAGATGATGGTGTTGAGTCTGATGTATCAGATGTGGCACTAAGTTATTGGCTGATACTAAATATCACTATTGGCGTTATTTTTGTGGGATCAGTCTCTGTTAAAAATGATGTTCTCGATGCGAACGTGGTAGATAATCTCCAGTTATCAGTTTCAGTTGGAGGAGAATTTCAGAGTTTTCTTATGGAGATCCAG GGTGGTCTAATTGTAATTGATGTGTTGGTTCTGGTAAGATTTTCACACTGTCTCAGTTCGTACCTTAATTTTATCAAGACTTTGTTGTATATGGAGCATTCACATAGAAAGAGCAGAAGGATGGCTGAACCTTCTGTTAATGAGTCGGTTGGTATAGAGCATTCTGAACAGCCGGCACAAGCAAACTCTTCACCAGCTTATACTGTCAAATGGGAACTCTTGGAAGCTTGTAGGATAGATCTGTCACACTTTTCATTTGCACTTCTATCACAGGACGATTCTG GTTTGCTCAGGCAAATCATAGGGAGGGTTACTTTCATCTCAAAGTTGTGGTCGAAGGACATGAAGCAGAAGTTTTTATTTAATCTTTCACATCTAGAGATTCTTTCTCAGAATCTTTACTATggtgtaaaaggaagagaaagaaacaATCAGATGCCACATTTTTCTTCTGTAGGATCAAGTTCTAAGCCATTATTGTCCAATCAGGATAGCTCTTCAGGAACAATCCTGTTAAAAGAAAAGGTGCTCGCCTTGTCTGAAGATGCTAGTTCCGCAAAGCCACCTCTTTCTATGGATGGCTCTTCTACTATTGATTCTTCACTTCCAACTGTTCAAACAAGCAAAAACTCCATCTTGGACCGATTGACTTCTTCTATTTCAGCGGAGAAGCTTTTTTCAGGTTTCGAGGATAATCAAAGTTGTCTGACCCAGGGATGGGTTGGCCGCGGTTCCATTTCAGGTTTAAATTTGACAATCTCGCTTTCTGAGATAAAG ATTCTTATGGCTGTTATTGAATCCTTGTCTGAGGTTTCCGGGAAGGACGATGCTAATAACGTGCTAGAGAAAACTTGGTCATCAGCTAACCAGATATATGAAAATGATTTGGAAACAGCTCTCCCAGAGG GAGCTATTGTAGCCATTCAGGATGCCCATCAGCACATGTATGTATCTGTTGAAAATGTTGAAAACAAGTATCGGGTGGCTGGTGCAGTTCACTATTCTGCTGTTGGTAGGGGGGCTCTTTTCAGG GTTAAGTGGCAGAAACAAAAGAGATGGATGTTTTCAACACCTTGGTTCTCGTTGGAGTCTCTGTTTGCTAAGACTGCTTCTGGGGATCCATTGCGTCTGAATTATTCCACATCTTCAAGTTTTATTGACATCTCCAGCAGCAATGACAGTGCTTGTGCGCTTTGGAAAATCGCTTCTCATAAGCACGAGGGTTATCAGGATGATACTGATCTGCGCCCTCTAAGTTACTTGACTAGAAATACCTTCTATCTTGTCAATAAGAAGAGTGATTGTGCTGCTGCTTTCATTCACGGGGCTTTTGAGTTTGTTAAAAAGCCTGGAAATCTTTTCAAGTTCAAGATTTTCCCTGGCCTTTCTTTGACTCGTGATATATTGCCATCTGAAAGTCCTGCGTCCATGGAAGCTCAAAGTATACCGGACCAAATTCATACAGTCCCTTGTATAAGTTTGACAGTTGAGAAGGTCTCCTTGACTATTGTCCATGAACTGTCAGATGCCAGGGACAATATACCCCTTCTTCAAGTAACCACTGATGATACTGAGCTCACTGTTCAAGTCCTTCCTCAGAAAACCAGATTGATAAGCACCTTCACAACTATGCTTTATTACTTCGACGCATACAATTTTATTTG GAGAGAACTTACTCAGCCCATTGAAATCTGTATGTATTGGCGATCAACAACTCATTCTACCGTTGAAGAAAAATCTAGTCATGGGATGCACTCTCGTCTTTATGTCAGAGTGCAGGAG CTGGATTTTTCATTGACAGAGCTTTCATTGGACATATTACTGTATCTAATTGGAAAACTTGATTTGGCTGGACCTTTTGCCGTGAAAAGTTCTTCCATTCTGGCCAATTGCTGCAAG GTGGCAAATCAATTGGACGTTGACCTTCTTTGCCATTTTGACAATTCGCAACCTGCAAGAGTGGGAAGGAATCTGTCAGCTGACTTTTTCCTAAG GCACCTTGTGGATCAGCCTCTGGAGGCATCCTGCGCGATGGTTTGTCTTGAAATTCCTGGAACGTCTTCAACTTCTTTAATTCGTGTACCTCTTGTAAAAACTCAAGTGTTTGCTTGGAGAACCCGTATTAAGTCGTTACAAG ATACACAAACCCATCCAGGGCCATTTATTGTTTTTGACATTTCAAAGAATGTTGAG GAAGGATTGTCACTTACTATCTCCCCTTTGTTAAGAATTCATAACCAAACGGGCTTTTCTGTTGAACTGCGTATTCAAAGAGCTGGTTCAACAGAAGTTGAATCTGCATCTGTACTGCTCAAAGAAGGTGACATCGTTGATGACTGTGTAGCGGCATTTGATGCAATAAGTTTGGTTGGTGGGCCAAAGAAAGCACTGCGGTCATTAGGCGTTG GTAACTTTGTCTTCTCATTTAAACCTGAGATAGAAGAGTTGACAAAACATTCTTGTAATTCTACTTCAGTAGACTGGTCAGACAACCTAGATGGTGGAAAGGCTGTTCGTTTGTCTGGTGTCATTGACAAATTTAGCTACCAATTTCGAAGAGCTTTATCTGTAGACTCGAGGAAATATAACTTCAGTACAACTGGCTGTTCCGTAAATTCTGGAAATGCCCATGTGGCCAATATGCACTTTTTGGTTCAGAGAATTGTAAGAGATGTGCCAATTATGCAACCAAATGACCATCTTAAAAGTAAGATTTCAGCAATTGCGTTCCAAGAGCAGAAGGAAATTATCCTCCTTCCAACTGTGCGAGTATCCAATCTATTGGAATCAGATATCAACGTACTTCTTTCTGAAACAG AAAACTCATCAGCCGATGGCTTACTGAACATTAATCAGGCAGCAATTCCATCTGGATTGACCGTTAATTTGTATGCAAATCCTGCTGTTATATTTTTCACTATTACGCTAACCATGTTTGGATCTAGCTGCAAGCCCGTGAACAGTGGGCAATGGCTCAAAAAGTTGAATAAAAAAAAGGATGGGATCCAATTTCTGGATATTGATCTCGATTTTTGCCGAGGACAATACTTTGCTTGCTTAAGATTAGCTCGTAGTGAGAAGGGCATGCTAGAG GCCATTGTTTTTACACGATACTCATTAAGAAATGACTATGAATGTCCTCTTTTATGCTCTACAACTAACCTGAAACCTTTGCCACG GGATCAGACTGATAGGCATTCAACCACCACTCCTCCACATCTTGGGTCCGTTTTGCCTCCAAAGTCCATCAGATCCTGGTACATGAA ATCAAGTAAggtgtcgatgacattatttgaTGAAGAATCCTCTGAATCAACCTTGGACTTAGATGCACTGTCAGGACGGTCAGAGATGAGTTTTACTAAATTACAAGGATCTGGATTTACACAATCGGTCAAGTTGGGGATATCTTTGGGGCCATTAACGAATCAATTTAATGTGCCTGCACAAGTGGTTTCTCTGGTGCCACGATACATAGTATCAAATGAATCAGCAGAACGGATTTTTGTCCGACAATGTTTCTTAGAT GATGACTTGGTGGAGACACTAAACATCAGCAGCAAACAGAAGAAAACATTATCTGTCAGGGTTGGATCTGGTGATAAACGGGATATCACTGTTTTTGACAAACTACTGCGAAAGCATAAGGTTTCGGATGATGATTTCTCAATGTTTGTGCAATTTAGACCAAATGAGAGTATGTTGGGGTGGTCAGGTCCAGTTTGTATTGCTTCACTTGGACGTTTTTTCGTAAAATTCAAAAGATGTGTTGAATCTTCTGTGAATCAGTCAGCTCATTCAACAAGAGAAGATGATACGACCTGGGAATATGGGGCTGTTCACGTCGTTGAGGAGGCTTCtacatttgttttgaatttttataaaccACCTGATATCGCCTTGCCTTACCGAATCGAAAATCATTTGTGTGATGCTTCTATCAATTATTACCAAAAG GACACATTTGAGCCAGAGACTCTCGCATCAAGAGCAAGTGTCTATTACGTCTGGGATGACTTGACCCGACCACGTAAACTGGTGGTTAAAATTAATG GTGTTGAGATGCTACGTGAAATCAGCTTGGATAAGTTGCGGCCTTGGAAACCTTTTCTCCGGAGCCGGCAGCAGAGGGAGCAAGCTTCTATGTTACCATCATATAGCCACATCTACAGAGGAACAAATCTTCCGATGATGGGTATCAACGTGGAAAAGCTGGGGTATGAAGTCCATGCCGATGGTCTTACTCGTGTGTTGCGCATTTGTCATTCGCCTGGTAGTCATGTAGGAGACAGGAACTTCCATTCAAGCAAGATGGTTCAGTTGAGAGTTTCTTATTTTGCCATCCGTTTACTTGAGCGTTTCAAACGG GATGTAGTTGACGATGCAGACTCCAGTGATCTGTCAACTTACACGCCAATTATAATTGGAAGATTAGTGAATATCAGTCTTGATTCTATCATCCTTGATGAAAGGAAGTACAACCAGCTTAGGGTACAG TCAATGAATGTGGACGAAAAATGGGTCGGAGCTCCGTATGCAGCTATGCTGAGGAGACATTTTACTTCCGCCTATGATGCAGATGACTCCATATTGCTTGTTGTCTTCGTCTTATATTCGACTAGCTCTACAGTCCGAGAAGTGAAATATTCATCAATTGTTCTGCAG CCAATTGATCTAAACCTTGATGAGGAGACCTTAATGAAAATCGTACCATTTTGGAGAACATCTCTTAGTACAAATACCCAGAGTCAACAGTACTACTTTGACCATTTTGAGGTCCACCCAGTTAAG ATCATTGCGAGCTTTCTTCCGGAGGATTCTTACTCAAGTTATAGCTCAGGACAAGAGACATTGAGGTCTTTGTTACACAGTGTTATTAAG ATTCCGCCCGTAAAGAATCTCGTCGTAGAACTTAACGGAGTCTTAGTCACTCATGCTTTGGTAACAACTCGTGAGCTGCTTTTGAGATGTGGACGACACTATTCATG GTACGCTATGCGAGCTATCTATATTGCGAAGGGAAGCCAATTACTTCCACCAGCTTTTGCATCAGTTTTCGATGATTTAGCCTCCTCCTCTCTGGATGTTTTCTTTGATCCTTCCAGCAGCTTGTTTAATGCTCGAGGTCTCACCCTAG GGACATTTAAGTTAATCAGCAAATGCATTGAAAATAAAGGCATGTCAGGGACAAGACGGTATTTTGGTGATCTTGGCAAAACT TTAAAAAATGCAGGATCCAACATACTTTTTGCTGCAGTGACTGAAATCACAGACTCAGTACTCAAGGGTGCAGAAAGTAGTGGCCTAAATGGAATG GTAACAGGTTTTCATTATGGAGTACTTAAATTAGCCATGGAACCGTCAGTTCTGGGAACAGCATTCTTGGAAGGAGGGCCTGACAGAAAAATCAAGCTTGATCGTAGTCCAGGAATTGATGAG TTATATATTGAAGGATATTTACAAGCTATGTTAGATGCAATTTATAAGCAGGAATATCTGAGAGTCAGAGTCATCGATGACCAG GTTATTCTTAAGAATCTACCTCCCAACAGTTCTCTTATTGATGAGATAATGGATCGGATAAAGGATTTTCTTGTTAGCAAGGCATTGTTGAAGGGAGAGTATTCAGCTATGGCTCGTCCTTTGAGGCACCTTAGAGGAGAGAAT GAATGGCGAATTGGGCCTACTATTCTGACTCTGTGCGAGCATCTCTTTGTGAGTTTTGCTATTCGAATGCTGAGGAAACAAACAAATATTACTGTGGGGAAACTGAAGCTAAAAGAAAAATGGGCTGGAGGGGGTGAAGAGAAGAAGCCAAGTAGCAGCGCAGAGGAACCTACGAGGAAGTCGATATGGAGATGGGGGATCGGGAAGTTCATACTCTCAGCAGCACTGGCTTACATTGATGGACGTTTGTGCCGCTGCATACCGAATCCTATTGCAAGGAGGATTGTGAGTGGCTTTCTGTTGAGTTTACTGGATAACGATGATACTAAATGA